CTCTGACTGCAGCTCTGACTCGCGTCTGCTCCGAAGTTTTCGGTTCGGCCGTCGTCGAATTCGACAAGATCGACAGCGCTCCAGAAGAGAAAGCTCGCGGTATCACCATCAACACCGCACACGTCGAGTACAACTCGAACATTCGTCACTACGCTCACGTCGACTGCCCAGGTCACGCTGACTACGTGAAGAACATGATCACCGGTGCTGCCCAGATGGACGGCGCGATCCTGGTTTGCTCGGCCGCCGATGGTCCGATGCCACAAACCCGTGAGCACATCCTGCTGTCCCGTCAGGTTGGCGTTCCGTACATCGTGGTCTTCCTGAACAAGGCTGACCTGGTAGACGACGCTGAGCTGCTGGAACTGGTCGAGATGGAAGTTCGCGACCTGCTGTCCACCTATGACTTCCCAGGCGACGACACCCCGATCATCATCGGTTCGGCTCGTATGGCGCTGGAAGGCAAAGACGACAACGAAATGGGCACCACCGCTGTCAAGAAGCTGGTTGAGACTCTGGATAGCTACATCCCAGAGCCTGAGCGCGCTATCGACAAGCCGTTCCTGATGCCAATCGAAGACGTATTCTCGATCTCGGGTCGTGGTACTGTTGTTACCGGTCGTATCGAGCGTGGTATCGTCCGCGTTCAAGACGCCCTGGAAATCGTTGGTCTGCGTGACACCACCACCACCACCTGCACCGGTGTTGAGATGTTCCGCAAGCTGCTGGACGAAGGTCGTGCTGGCGAGAACTGCGGCGTGCTGCTGCGCGGCACCAAGCGTGACGACGTTGAGCGTGGCCAGGTTCTGGTCAAGCCAGGTTCGGTCAAGCCGCACACCAAGTTCACCGCAGAAGTTTACGTTCTGAGCAAAGAAGAAGGCGGCCGTCACACTCCGTTCTTCAAAGGCTACCGTCCACAGTTCTACTTCCGTACTACTGACGTGACTGGTAACTGCGAGCTGCCAGAAGGCGTTGAAATGGTAATGCCAGGTGACAACATTCAGATGACTGTTACCCTGATCAAAACCATCGCGATGGAAGACGGTCTGCGTTTCGCTATCCGTGAAGGCGGTCGTACCGTCGGCGCCGGCGTCGTAGCCAAAATCATCGAGTAATCGTTGATCGCTTAAAAAGGCCCCCGCTCAGCGGGGGCTTTTTTATTGGGTTGACACTCAGTGGGGCCCTCTATAGAATCACGCCTCCTTTTAACGGGCGTAGTGCGCCCGGTGGGAATAGCAGCCTGGAGTCTGAAATCCAATGCAAAATCAGCAAATCCGTATCAGGTTGAAGGCTTTTGACCATCGCCTGATCGACCAATCCACCCAGGAAATCGTGGAAACCGCGAAACGTACTGGTGCTCAAGTGCGTGGTCCAATTCCACTGCCTACCCGTAAAGAGCGGTTCACCGTTCTGGTCTCCCCGCACGTCAACAAAGACGCGCGTGACCAGTACGAGATCCGTACTCATAAGCGCGTACTGGACATCGTCCAGCCAACGGATAAAACCGTTGATGCTCTTATGAAGCTTGATCTTGCGGCCGGTGTGGAAGTGCAGATCAGCCTCGGCTAAGACACGGTCTTAGTCGTGTAACGCTCTGAAATGGGCGGCCATAGCGGGTGAAAGCCCCGTACACTCATGAGGTTTACAACATGACTATTGGTGTAGTCGGTCGTAAATGCGGTATGACCCGTATTTTCACCGAAGAAGGTGTCTCCATTCCGGTCACGGTCATTGAGATCGAGCCGAATCGCGTCACCCAGTTCAAAACTGAAGAAACCGATGGCTATCGTGCAGTGCAAGTCACTGTCGGTGAGCGTCGCGCTTCGCGCGTGACTGCTGCTCAAGCAGGTCACTTCGCCAAGGCGAACGTTGCCGCGGGTCGCGGTGTCTGGGAGTTCCGCCTTGAAGAAGGTGAGTTCCAGGCCGGTGATTCGATCAACGCTGAAATCTTCGCTGCAGGTCAGCTGGTAGACGTTACCGGCCAGTCCAAGGGTAAAGGCTTTGCCGGTACCATCAAGCGCTGGAATTTCCGCGGTCAAGATAACACCCACGGTAACTCCGTCTCCCACCGCGTCCCGGGCTCTATCGGCCAGTGCCAGACTCCTGGTCGTGTATTCAAGGGCAAAAAAATGTCCGGTCACATGGGCGCCGAGCGCGTGACCGTTCAGTCCCTCGAAGTAGTGCGCGTCGACGCTGAACGCAATCTGTTGCTGGTCAAGGGTGCCGTTCCAGGCGCAACTGGCAGCGATCTGGTTGTGCGTCCGGCTGCCAAGGCTCGCGGTTAAGGGGAAGCTGACATGCAACTAAATGTAAATGACGCTCAAGCGATCGAAGTTTCCGAACTGACTTTCGGCGGCGAATTCAACGAGACGCTGGTACACCAAGCAGTCGTGGCCTACATGGCCGGCGGCCGTCAGGGCACCAAACAGCAGAAAACCCGTTCCGACGTTGCTGGTGGCGGTAAGCGCCCATGGCGTCAGAAAGGCACTGGCCGTGCTCGTGCCGGTACTATCCGTAGCCCAATCTGGCGTGGCGGCGGTACCACTTTCGCAGCTCGTCCTCAGGATCACTCGCAGAAGCTCAACAAGAAGATGTACCGCGCAGCAATGCGTTCCATCCTCGCTGAGCTGGTGCGTACCGACCGTCTGGTCGTGGTTCAGGACTTCGCTGTTGAAGCACCGAAAACCAAAGACCTGCTGAACAAGCTGAACGGCATGGGTCTGAGCGACGTTCTGATCGTTTCGGACGCTGTTGATCAGAACCTGTACCTGGCTGCTCGTAACCTGCCGCACGTCGACGTACGTGACGTACAGGGTTCCGATCCGGTCAGTCTGATCGCATACGACAAAGTGTTGATCACTGTGTCGGCCGTGAAGAAATTCGAGGAGCTGCTGGGATGAACCAGGAACGCGTATTTAAAGTCCTCCTTGGCCCGCATGTTTCCGAGAAGGCTACCGTTCTGGCTGAGAAAAAAGGCCAGTTCGTATTCAAGGTTGCTACTGACGCAACCAAGCTGGAAATCAAGAAAGCTGTCGAAGGCCTGTTCGGCGTAAAAGTCGAAAACGTGTCGACTGTAAACGTTCTGGGTAAAACCAAGCGTACCGCACGTGGTCTGGGCAAGCGCAATGACTGGAAGAAAGCGATCGTTTCGCTTCAGCCAGGCCAAGATCTCGATTTCAGCAGCAGTGCTGAGTAAGGAAGGGGTGCATCATGGCAATCGTTAAATGCAAACCGACTTCCCCTGGCCGCCGTTTCGTGGTCAAGGTGGTCAACAAGGAGCTGCATAAAGGCGCTCCTCACGCACCGCTGCTCGAGAAGAAATCGAAGTCTGGTGGTCGTAACAACAATGGCCGTATCACTACTCGTCACGTAGGTGGTGGTCATAAGCAGCATTACCGTATGGTCGATTTCCGTCGCAACGACAAAGATGGCATCGTCGCCACTGTCGAGCGTATCGAATACGATCCAAACCGTACTGCTCACATCGCACTGCTGTGCTACGCAGACGGCGAGCGCCGCTACATCATCGCCCCTAAAGGCGTTGCTGCTGGCGACCAGCTGATCGCAGGCGCTCTGGCTCCAATCAAGCCAGGCAACTCCCTGCAACTGCGCAACATCCCAGTGGGTAGCACCATTCACGGCATCGAACTGAAGCCGGGCAAAGGTGCACAGATCGCTCGTTCCGCTGGTGCTTCGGCTCAGCTGATCGCTCGCGAAGGTGTCTATGTGACCCTGCGTCTGCGCTCTGGTGAAATGCGTAAAGTCCTGGCTGAATGCCGTGCGACCCTGGGTGAAGTCTCGAACTCCGAGCACAGCCTGCGTTCGCTGGGTAAAGCTGGTGCCAAACGCTGGCGTGGCGTTCGCCCAACCGTTCGTGGTGTTGCCATGAACCCGGTTGACCACCCACATGGTGGTGGTGAAGGTCGTACCTCCGGTGGTCGTCATCCGGTATCGCCATGGGGCTTCCCGACTAAGGGCGCGAAGACTCGTGGTAATAAGCGTACCGACAACATGATCGTCCGTCGTCGCAAGTAAATAGAGGGATACGACAGTGCCACGTTCTCTGAAAAAAGGTCCTTTTATCGATCTTCACCTACTGAAGAAGATCGAAGTGGCGGCGGAAAAGAACGATCGCAAACCAGTTAAGACCTGGTCGCGCCGTTCCATGATCCTGCCACAAATGGTCGGTCTGACCATCGCGGTACACAACGGTCGCCAACACGTCCCAGTTCTCGTGAACGAAGACATGGTCGGCCATAAACTGGGCGAGTTTGCCGGTACCCGCACTTATCGTGGGCACGTGGCTGACAAGAAAGCCAAGCGTTAAGGGGTAAGGAAATGGAAGTAGCCGCTAAGTTGTCGGGCGCTCGAATCTCCGCCCAGAAAGCCCGCTTGGTCGCCGACCAGATCCGCGGGAAGAAGGTGGGCGAAGCGCTCAACCTGTTGGCTTTCAGCAGCAAAAAAGCCGCTGAAATCATGAAGAAAGTCCTCGAGTCGGCCGTAGCCAACGCCGAGCATAACGAAGGCGCAGACGTTGATGACCTGAAGGTCTCCACCGTTTTCGTCAACGAAGGGCGTTCGCTGAAGCGCATCATGCCGCGTGCCAAAGGCCGCGCTGATCGCATCGTCAAGCGGTCTTGCCATATCACTGTCAAGGTTGCGGACAAGTAACGGAGTCGATCAGATGGGTCAGAAAGTACATCCCACTGGCATTCGCCTGGGAATCGTCAAGGAGCACACCTCCGTCTGGTACGCAGACGGTCGGACTTATGCGGACTATTTGCTCGCAGATCTGAATGTGCGTGAGTACCTCCAAGACAAACTAAAAAGCGCGTCCGTTAGCCGTATCGATATCCATCGTCCGGCCCAAACTGCACGCATCACCATCCACACCGCTCGTCCAGGTATCGTTATCGGGAAGAAAGGTGAAGATGTTGAGAAACTGCGTCAGGACCTGACCAAGCAAATGGGTGTGCCTGTGCACATCAACATCGAAGAGATCCGCAAGCCGGAACTCGACGGTATGCTGGTAGCTCAGAGCGTAGCTCAGCAGCTGGAGCGTCGTGTGATGTTCCGTCGCGCCATGAAGCGCGCCGTACAGAACGCCATGCGCATTGGTGCCAAAGGCATCAAGATCCAAGTGAGCGGTCGTCTCGGCGGTGCTGAAATCGCACGTACTGAATGGTATCGCGAAGGTCGTGTGCCGCTGCACACCCTGCGTGCCGATATCGACTATGCCACCTACGAAGCTCACACCACTTACGGTGTGATCGGTGTGAAGGTTTGGATTTTCAAAGGCGAAGTAATTGGTGGTCGCCAAGAAGAACTGAAACCACAAGCACCAGCGCCTCGTAAAAAAGCTGCTAAGTAAGGGGTACGCCAAATGTTGCAACCAAAGCGTACAAAATTCCGCAAGCAGATGACTGGCCACAACCGTGGTCTGGCACTGCGCGGTAGCAAAGTCAGCTTCGGCGAGTTTGCTCTGAAAGCTGTTGCTCGCGGTCGTCTCACCGCCCGCCAGATTGAGTCGGCACGTCGTGCTCTGACCCGTCACGTAAAACGTGGCGGTAAAATCTGGATCCGTGTGTTCCCGGACAAGCCGATCTCCAAGAAGCCTCTCGAAGTGCGGATGGGTAAAGGTAAAGGTTCCGTGGAGTACTGGGTTGCCCAGATCCAGCCAGGCAAAGTCCTGTACGAGATCGAGGGTGTTTCTGAAGAGCTGGCGCGTGAGGCTTTCGCCCTGGCGGCTGCAAAGCTGCCTCTCGCCACCTCCTTTGTTAAGCGGACGGTGATGTGATGAAAGCGAATGAACTTCGTGAAAAATCAGCACAGCAGCTGAACGAGCAACTGCTCGGCTTGCTGCGCGACCAGTTCAATCTGCGTATGCAGAAAGCAACTGGCCAGTTGGGGCAGTCGCACCTGCTCTCGCAAGTTAAGCGTGACATCGCTCGCGTGAAAACTGTGCTCAACCAGCAGGCAGGTAAGTGATCATGGCTGAAGCTGAAAAAACCGTCCGTACGCTGACTGGCCGTGTCGTCAGCGACAAGATGGACAAAACCATCACCGTACTGATCGAGCGTCGCGTAAAGCACCCGATCTACGGTAAATACGTTAAGCGTTCGACTAAGCTGCACGCGCACGACGAAACCAACCAGTGCCATATCGGCGACAAGGTCTCCATCCGTGAGACCCGTCCGCTGGCCAAGACCAAGTCCTGGGCACTGGTTGAAGTTCTCGAACGCGCTGTTGAAGTCTAAGGGCTAAGGGTCGGAGAAATTTTATGATTCAGACTCAATCCATGCTCGATGTGGCCGATAACAGCGGCGCTCGTCGCGTCATGTGCATCAAGGTTCTCGGCGGTTCGCACCGCCGTTACGCCGGCATCGGTGACATCATCAAGGTAACCGTCAAGGAAGCAATTCCTCGCGGTAAAGTGAAGAAAGGCCAAGTGATGACTGCTGTTGTAGTCCGCACTCGCCACGGTGTCCGTCGTGCTGACGGCTCCATCATCCGCTTTGATGGCAATGCTGCTGTTCTGTTGAACAACAAGCAAGAGCCGATCGGCACCCGTATCTTTGGGCCAGTGACCCGTGAACTTCGTACTGAGAAGTTCATGAAGATCGTCTCGCTCGCCCCAGAAGTGCTGTAAGGAGATCCGACATGCAAAAGATTCGTCGTGACGACGAGATCATCGTGATCGCCGGCAAAGACAAAGGTAAGCGCGGTAAGGTGCTCAAGGTTCTCGCTGACGACCGTCTGGTCGTTGGTGGGATCAACCTGGTGAAGCGTCATACCAAGCCTAACCCGATGTCGGGCGTACAGGGCGGTATCGTCGAGAAAGAAGCGCCACTGCACGCTTCCAACGTCGCCATTTTCAACGGCGAAACCAACAAGGCTGACCGCGTTGGTTTCAAAGTAGAAGACGGCAAAAAAATTCGTGTCTTCAAGTCGACCCAAAAAGCGGTTGATGCTTGAACACTGCTAGGTAGAAGACCATGGCACGACTGAAAGAGATTTACCGGAACGAGATTGCTCCCAAGCTTAAGGAAGAACTTAAGCTGGCGAACGTGATGGAAGTTCCGCGCGTTACCAAGATCACCCTGAACATGGGTCTGGGCGAAGCTGTCGGCGACAAAAAAGTCATCGAACACGCTGTTGCTGACCTGGAGAAGATCACCGGTCAGAAAGCCGTTGTGACTTTCGCTCGGAAATCCATCGCGGGCTTCAAAGTCCGTGAGGGCTGGCCGATCGGCGTTAAAGTTACCCTGCGCCGTGATCGTATGTACGAATTCCTGGACCGCCTGCTGGCGATCTCCCTGCCTCGGGTTCGCGACTTCCGCGGCCTGAATGCCAAGTCCTTCGACGGTCGTGGCAACTACAGCATGGGCGTGAAAGAGCAGATCATCTTCCCGGAAATCGACTACGACAAGATCGATGCTCTGCGCGGTCTGGACATTACCCTGACCACCACTGCCAAGAACGATGACGAAGGCCGCGCTCTGATGCGTGCTTTCAAATTCCCGTTCCGCAACTGATTGGAGTAGGAAAATGGCCAAGAAGAGCATGAAAAACCGTGAGCTGAAGCGTCAGCTCACTGTTGCCAAGTACGCCAAGAAGCGTGCCGAGCTGAAAGCGACCATCGTCAACCTGGAAGCAACTCCAGAAGAG
This portion of the Pseudomonas sp. SORT22 genome encodes:
- the tuf gene encoding elongation factor Tu → MAKEKFDRSLPHVNVGTIGHVDHGKTTLTAALTRVCSEVFGSAVVEFDKIDSAPEEKARGITINTAHVEYNSNIRHYAHVDCPGHADYVKNMITGAAQMDGAILVCSAADGPMPQTREHILLSRQVGVPYIVVFLNKADLVDDAELLELVEMEVRDLLSTYDFPGDDTPIIIGSARMALEGKDDNEMGTTAVKKLVETLDSYIPEPERAIDKPFLMPIEDVFSISGRGTVVTGRIERGIVRVQDALEIVGLRDTTTTTCTGVEMFRKLLDEGRAGENCGVLLRGTKRDDVERGQVLVKPGSVKPHTKFTAEVYVLSKEEGGRHTPFFKGYRPQFYFRTTDVTGNCELPEGVEMVMPGDNIQMTVTLIKTIAMEDGLRFAIREGGRTVGAGVVAKIIE
- the rpsJ gene encoding 30S ribosomal protein S10, producing the protein MQNQQIRIRLKAFDHRLIDQSTQEIVETAKRTGAQVRGPIPLPTRKERFTVLVSPHVNKDARDQYEIRTHKRVLDIVQPTDKTVDALMKLDLAAGVEVQISLG
- the rplC gene encoding 50S ribosomal protein L3 — its product is MTIGVVGRKCGMTRIFTEEGVSIPVTVIEIEPNRVTQFKTEETDGYRAVQVTVGERRASRVTAAQAGHFAKANVAAGRGVWEFRLEEGEFQAGDSINAEIFAAGQLVDVTGQSKGKGFAGTIKRWNFRGQDNTHGNSVSHRVPGSIGQCQTPGRVFKGKKMSGHMGAERVTVQSLEVVRVDAERNLLLVKGAVPGATGSDLVVRPAAKARG
- the rplD gene encoding 50S ribosomal protein L4, with the translated sequence MQLNVNDAQAIEVSELTFGGEFNETLVHQAVVAYMAGGRQGTKQQKTRSDVAGGGKRPWRQKGTGRARAGTIRSPIWRGGGTTFAARPQDHSQKLNKKMYRAAMRSILAELVRTDRLVVVQDFAVEAPKTKDLLNKLNGMGLSDVLIVSDAVDQNLYLAARNLPHVDVRDVQGSDPVSLIAYDKVLITVSAVKKFEELLG
- the rplW gene encoding 50S ribosomal protein L23 translates to MNQERVFKVLLGPHVSEKATVLAEKKGQFVFKVATDATKLEIKKAVEGLFGVKVENVSTVNVLGKTKRTARGLGKRNDWKKAIVSLQPGQDLDFSSSAE
- the rplB gene encoding 50S ribosomal protein L2, coding for MAIVKCKPTSPGRRFVVKVVNKELHKGAPHAPLLEKKSKSGGRNNNGRITTRHVGGGHKQHYRMVDFRRNDKDGIVATVERIEYDPNRTAHIALLCYADGERRYIIAPKGVAAGDQLIAGALAPIKPGNSLQLRNIPVGSTIHGIELKPGKGAQIARSAGASAQLIAREGVYVTLRLRSGEMRKVLAECRATLGEVSNSEHSLRSLGKAGAKRWRGVRPTVRGVAMNPVDHPHGGGEGRTSGGRHPVSPWGFPTKGAKTRGNKRTDNMIVRRRK
- the rpsS gene encoding 30S ribosomal protein S19, with product MPRSLKKGPFIDLHLLKKIEVAAEKNDRKPVKTWSRRSMILPQMVGLTIAVHNGRQHVPVLVNEDMVGHKLGEFAGTRTYRGHVADKKAKR
- the rplV gene encoding 50S ribosomal protein L22 — translated: MEVAAKLSGARISAQKARLVADQIRGKKVGEALNLLAFSSKKAAEIMKKVLESAVANAEHNEGADVDDLKVSTVFVNEGRSLKRIMPRAKGRADRIVKRSCHITVKVADK
- the rpsC gene encoding 30S ribosomal protein S3, with protein sequence MGQKVHPTGIRLGIVKEHTSVWYADGRTYADYLLADLNVREYLQDKLKSASVSRIDIHRPAQTARITIHTARPGIVIGKKGEDVEKLRQDLTKQMGVPVHINIEEIRKPELDGMLVAQSVAQQLERRVMFRRAMKRAVQNAMRIGAKGIKIQVSGRLGGAEIARTEWYREGRVPLHTLRADIDYATYEAHTTYGVIGVKVWIFKGEVIGGRQEELKPQAPAPRKKAAK
- the rplP gene encoding 50S ribosomal protein L16 — its product is MLQPKRTKFRKQMTGHNRGLALRGSKVSFGEFALKAVARGRLTARQIESARRALTRHVKRGGKIWIRVFPDKPISKKPLEVRMGKGKGSVEYWVAQIQPGKVLYEIEGVSEELAREAFALAAAKLPLATSFVKRTVM
- the rpmC gene encoding 50S ribosomal protein L29, producing MKANELREKSAQQLNEQLLGLLRDQFNLRMQKATGQLGQSHLLSQVKRDIARVKTVLNQQAGK
- the rpsQ gene encoding 30S ribosomal protein S17 produces the protein MAEAEKTVRTLTGRVVSDKMDKTITVLIERRVKHPIYGKYVKRSTKLHAHDETNQCHIGDKVSIRETRPLAKTKSWALVEVLERAVEV
- the rplN gene encoding 50S ribosomal protein L14 translates to MIQTQSMLDVADNSGARRVMCIKVLGGSHRRYAGIGDIIKVTVKEAIPRGKVKKGQVMTAVVVRTRHGVRRADGSIIRFDGNAAVLLNNKQEPIGTRIFGPVTRELRTEKFMKIVSLAPEVL
- the rplX gene encoding 50S ribosomal protein L24 gives rise to the protein MQKIRRDDEIIVIAGKDKGKRGKVLKVLADDRLVVGGINLVKRHTKPNPMSGVQGGIVEKEAPLHASNVAIFNGETNKADRVGFKVEDGKKIRVFKSTQKAVDA
- the rplE gene encoding 50S ribosomal protein L5, encoding MARLKEIYRNEIAPKLKEELKLANVMEVPRVTKITLNMGLGEAVGDKKVIEHAVADLEKITGQKAVVTFARKSIAGFKVREGWPIGVKVTLRRDRMYEFLDRLLAISLPRVRDFRGLNAKSFDGRGNYSMGVKEQIIFPEIDYDKIDALRGLDITLTTTAKNDDEGRALMRAFKFPFRN